In Duganella zoogloeoides, a single genomic region encodes these proteins:
- a CDS encoding amidohydrolase, whose protein sequence is MKMTQLAFAITVLAATSAHATDLIITNGKVATMTKEGAFAQAVAMKDGKITAVGSNASVLKLKTAATQVIDADGKTVIPGLNDSHLHIIREGLNYNAELRWDGVTSLKKAMQMLKEQAARTPDGAWIKVVGGWNEFQFEEKRLPTLEEINEAVPDKPVFLLYLYGLGFLNKKGIATLGYTAETRFKDGVVELGADGKPTGKLIAKPNAMILYTTLAKTTVLPRDEQLNSTIQYYRDLNRLGLTSAIDAGGGGQAYPDDYAVSLELAKDGKLTVRTSYYLFAQKPGKELEDYQRWLTQTKPDKNEHLFYANGYNTEGGGENLVWSAADFENFLEPRPDMPHEMEGELEPVLRLLIKNRWPFRIHATYDESIDRDLAVIEKVNKDLPLNGLRWFFDHAETISDKQLKRVKALGGGIAVQNRMYFQGEHYWKQYGAQTRQMPPIKKMLEMNIPVGLGTDGTRVSSYGPWPSIYWAVTGKTAGGLKLWQPQDVLSRYQALKLMTQGSAWMSGEEKLKGTLAKGQYADVVILPQDYFSMDVEQIKNLESALTIVNGKVVYAGEQFKQLAPPALEVKPEWSPVKHYGGYQNQ, encoded by the coding sequence ATGAAAATGACGCAGCTCGCGTTTGCTATAACCGTATTGGCCGCCACGTCGGCGCACGCCACCGACCTGATCATCACCAACGGCAAGGTCGCCACCATGACCAAAGAGGGCGCGTTCGCCCAGGCCGTTGCTATGAAAGACGGCAAGATCACCGCCGTGGGCAGCAATGCCAGCGTATTGAAACTCAAGACCGCCGCCACGCAAGTGATCGACGCCGATGGCAAGACCGTGATTCCCGGCCTGAACGACTCGCACCTGCACATCATCCGCGAAGGTCTCAACTACAACGCCGAGCTGCGCTGGGACGGCGTGACATCGCTGAAAAAAGCGATGCAGATGCTCAAGGAGCAAGCCGCGCGCACGCCGGACGGCGCCTGGATCAAGGTCGTCGGCGGCTGGAACGAATTCCAGTTCGAGGAAAAGCGCCTGCCGACCCTGGAAGAGATCAACGAAGCAGTGCCGGACAAGCCGGTATTCCTGCTGTACCTGTACGGCCTGGGCTTCCTGAATAAGAAAGGCATAGCAACGCTGGGTTACACCGCCGAGACCAGGTTCAAGGATGGCGTGGTGGAACTGGGCGCCGACGGCAAGCCCACCGGCAAGCTGATCGCCAAACCGAACGCCATGATCCTGTACACCACGCTGGCCAAGACCACCGTGCTGCCGCGTGATGAACAGCTCAATTCCACCATCCAGTACTACCGCGATCTCAACCGCCTGGGCCTGACCAGCGCGATCGATGCCGGCGGTGGCGGCCAGGCCTATCCCGATGATTACGCCGTGAGCCTGGAACTGGCCAAGGATGGCAAGCTGACCGTGCGTACGTCGTATTACCTGTTCGCGCAAAAGCCGGGCAAGGAGCTCGAAGATTATCAGCGCTGGCTCACCCAGACCAAGCCTGACAAGAACGAACACCTGTTCTATGCGAATGGCTACAACACCGAGGGTGGCGGCGAAAACCTGGTGTGGAGCGCGGCCGACTTCGAGAACTTCCTCGAGCCGCGCCCGGACATGCCGCACGAGATGGAAGGCGAGCTCGAACCCGTGCTGCGCCTGTTGATCAAGAACCGCTGGCCGTTCCGCATCCACGCCACGTACGACGAGAGCATTGACCGTGACCTGGCCGTGATCGAAAAGGTCAACAAGGACTTGCCGCTGAACGGCCTGCGCTGGTTCTTCGACCATGCCGAAACCATCAGCGACAAGCAACTCAAACGCGTGAAAGCGCTTGGTGGCGGCATCGCCGTGCAAAACCGCATGTATTTCCAGGGTGAGCACTACTGGAAACAATACGGCGCCCAGACCCGCCAGATGCCGCCGATCAAGAAAATGCTGGAGATGAACATCCCGGTGGGCCTCGGCACCGACGGCACCCGCGTCAGCAGCTACGGTCCGTGGCCGTCGATCTACTGGGCGGTGACCGGTAAAACCGCCGGCGGCCTCAAGCTGTGGCAACCGCAGGACGTGCTGAGCCGCTACCAGGCCCTGAAGCTGATGACTCAGGGCAGCGCCTGGATGAGCGGCGAGGAAAAGCTCAAGGGTACGCTGGCCAAGGGCCAGTACGCCGACGTGGTGATCCTGCCGCAAGATTATTTCAGCATGGACGTCGAGCAGATCAAGAACCTGGAAAGCGCGCTGACCATCGTCAACGGCAAGGTGGTCTACGCCGGCGAGCAATTCAAGCAACTGGCGCCGCCAGCGCTCGAAGTCAAACCCGAATGGAGTCCCGTCAAGCACTACGGCGGCTACCAGAACCAGTAA
- a CDS encoding chromate transporter, which produces MSGAPIHIVLSMADWCSLFGHYLLLSLLSVGGAISTTTEMHRYLVLEQGWLTQSQFNDSVAIAQASPGPNVLFVALMGWNVGLNAGSYAAAFAGVVVAMCGILIPSTCLTYMAARWARLHRDKLGVRAFKQGMAPVVVGLMVSVGITLGSAHRDFALDWPLWLLSVVAGILIWRTRIHLLWLLAAGAVLGWFQLV; this is translated from the coding sequence ATGAGCGGCGCACCGATCCACATCGTGCTCAGCATGGCGGACTGGTGCAGCCTGTTCGGCCATTACCTGCTGTTGTCGCTGTTGTCGGTGGGCGGCGCGATTTCCACCACGACCGAGATGCACCGCTACCTGGTACTCGAACAAGGCTGGCTGACGCAATCGCAATTCAACGACTCGGTGGCCATCGCCCAGGCGTCGCCGGGGCCGAACGTGCTGTTTGTGGCATTGATGGGCTGGAACGTGGGCCTCAACGCGGGCAGCTATGCCGCCGCGTTCGCCGGCGTGGTTGTGGCCATGTGCGGCATCCTGATCCCCAGCACCTGCCTGACCTACATGGCCGCGCGCTGGGCGCGCCTGCACCGCGACAAGCTGGGCGTGCGCGCCTTCAAGCAGGGGATGGCGCCGGTGGTGGTGGGGCTGATGGTATCGGTGGGCATTACCCTCGGCAGCGCCCACCGCGACTTCGCCCTCGACTGGCCGCTGTGGCTGCTGTCAGTGGTGGCCGGGATACTGATCTGGCGCACCCGCATCCACCTGCTGTGGCTGCTGGCGGCAGGCGCCGTATTGGGATGGTTCCAGCTGGTCTGA
- a CDS encoding chromate transporter produces MTEDHPRPASLADLFMSFTLLALQGFGGVLAVVQREMVERKRWLTQKEFIEDWAVAQVMPGPNVVNLSLMIGDRYFGLRGAMTALAGILTVPLLLVLCLAVLHSHYANHPGVAGALRGMAAVAAGLIAATGIKLASALRNHPLPGWFSGAAAVLCVAMLVVFKVPLAWTLLLLGGTCVGLTYRILKTRSLEAATP; encoded by the coding sequence ATGACCGAAGACCATCCCCGCCCCGCCTCCCTCGCTGACCTGTTTATGTCATTCACCTTGCTGGCGCTGCAGGGCTTCGGCGGCGTGCTGGCCGTGGTCCAGCGCGAAATGGTCGAACGCAAGCGCTGGCTCACCCAGAAAGAATTCATCGAAGACTGGGCCGTGGCGCAAGTGATGCCCGGTCCCAACGTAGTCAACCTGTCGCTGATGATCGGCGACCGTTATTTTGGCCTGCGCGGCGCCATGACGGCGCTGGCCGGCATCCTGACCGTGCCGCTGCTGCTGGTGTTGTGCCTGGCCGTGCTGCACTCGCATTACGCCAACCACCCGGGCGTGGCCGGCGCGCTGCGCGGCATGGCGGCGGTGGCGGCCGGGCTGATCGCCGCCACCGGCATCAAGCTCGCCTCGGCACTGCGCAACCATCCGCTGCCCGGCTGGTTCAGCGGCGCCGCCGCCGTGCTGTGCGTGGCGATGCTGGTAGTCTTCAAGGTGCCGCTGGCCTGGACCCTGCTGCTGCTCGGCGGCACGTGCGTCGGCCTGACGTACCGGATCTTGAAAACGCGCAGCCTGGAAGCGGCAACGCCATGA
- a CDS encoding PAS domain-containing protein, with product MNQNDDDTDWMIDDDDAVAAEAQSGGKAAAAAPPPWRVLIVDDDVDVHVVTKFSLSNVCFRGRRLSFLHAYSGEEALTTLRNTPDIALVLLDVIMETSDAGLNVARQIRDNLHNSLVRIVLRTGQPGQALEHSIILDYDINDFWCKTDLTTRKLFTTVISSLRAYAGLQEAQERAAVLQTQLDQARRLLDAVDQHAVIATFDARGRIASVNDKFCTKFQFSRQELVGADLRLLHTPPYPPDQLADALGALGAGETWTDVVTGWRRDGQELRLRVTASVVDDPSAPYVVVGSVMQPLKKPL from the coding sequence ATGAATCAGAATGATGACGACACAGACTGGATGATCGACGACGACGATGCTGTCGCCGCCGAAGCGCAGTCGGGCGGCAAGGCGGCCGCTGCCGCGCCACCGCCGTGGCGGGTATTGATCGTGGACGACGACGTCGATGTCCACGTTGTGACAAAATTTTCACTTAGCAATGTTTGCTTCCGTGGACGGCGCCTGAGTTTCCTGCATGCCTACAGCGGCGAAGAAGCGCTGACCACGCTGCGCAACACGCCCGACATCGCACTGGTGCTGCTGGACGTGATCATGGAAACCAGCGATGCCGGCCTCAACGTGGCGCGGCAAATCCGTGACAATCTGCACAACAGCCTGGTGCGCATCGTGCTGCGCACGGGACAGCCGGGCCAGGCGCTCGAGCACAGCATCATTCTCGACTACGATATCAACGATTTCTGGTGCAAGACCGACCTCACCACGCGCAAGCTGTTCACGACCGTAATCTCGTCGCTGCGCGCCTATGCCGGCCTGCAGGAGGCGCAGGAACGCGCCGCCGTCCTGCAAACCCAGCTCGACCAAGCCAGACGGTTGCTCGACGCCGTGGACCAGCACGCCGTCATCGCCACGTTTGACGCACGCGGCCGCATTGCCAGCGTTAATGACAAGTTTTGCACCAAATTCCAGTTTTCGCGCCAGGAACTGGTCGGCGCCGACCTGCGCCTGCTGCACACGCCACCCTACCCGCCCGACCAGCTGGCCGACGCCCTGGGTGCACTGGGCGCCGGCGAAACCTGGACCGACGTGGTCACCGGCTGGCGCCGCGACGGTCAGGAACTGCGGCTGAGGGTAACCGCCAGCGTGGTGGACGACCCATCCGCGCCCTACGTCGTGGTGGGCAGCGTGATGCAGCCTTTGAAGAAACCGCTTTGA
- a CDS encoding hydrolase: MMNPKLEVLTPQNSQLIFIDQQPQMAFGVQSIDRQVLKNNTVALAKAAKVFNIPTTITTVETESFSGHTYPELLDVFPGKDILERTSMNSWDDQKVRDALAANGKKKVIVSGLWTEVCNTTFALCAMLEGGYEIYMVSDASGGTSKEAHDMAMLRMVQAGVIPVTWQQVLLEWQRDWAHKETYNDVMAIVKEHSGAYGMGVDYAYTMVHKAASRANPDHKTLAPVPAK, encoded by the coding sequence ATGATGAACCCAAAACTCGAAGTCCTGACCCCGCAAAACTCGCAGCTGATCTTCATCGACCAGCAGCCGCAAATGGCGTTCGGCGTGCAGTCGATCGATCGCCAGGTTCTGAAAAACAATACCGTTGCGCTGGCCAAGGCCGCCAAGGTATTCAATATTCCGACCACCATCACCACCGTCGAAACCGAATCGTTCTCGGGCCACACCTACCCTGAACTGCTGGACGTGTTCCCAGGCAAGGACATCCTCGAGCGCACCTCGATGAACTCGTGGGACGACCAGAAAGTGCGCGATGCGCTGGCCGCCAACGGCAAGAAAAAAGTGATCGTGTCGGGCCTGTGGACGGAAGTGTGCAACACCACGTTCGCCCTGTGCGCGATGCTCGAAGGCGGCTACGAAATCTACATGGTGTCCGATGCGTCGGGCGGCACCTCGAAAGAAGCGCACGACATGGCCATGCTGCGCATGGTGCAAGCCGGCGTGATCCCGGTGACCTGGCAGCAAGTACTGCTGGAATGGCAGCGTGACTGGGCCCACAAGGAGACCTATAACGACGTGATGGCCATCGTCAAGGAACACTCGGGCGCCTACGGCATGGGCGTGGACTACGCTTACACCATGGTGCACAAGGCCGCTTCGCGCGCCAACCCGGACCACAAGACCCTGGCCCCAGTCCCGGCGAAATAA
- a CDS encoding response regulator codes for MNTPDDTISVLIADDHPLILAGLAALIDALPGLTLAGQADNGARAVELYRQRRPQVTIMDLSMPVMHGLEAIGQILAFDPDARIVILTTYQGDEDVHRGMRAGARGYLLKDSSPEQLVACIHAVAEGRKFLPPEVASKLAAHTEVARLSPRELEILAHLATGKSNKMIARSAAIEVGTVKFHVNNILAKLNVGSRTEAATVASRRGLLSAF; via the coding sequence ATGAACACGCCCGACGACACCATTTCCGTCCTCATTGCCGACGACCACCCGCTGATCCTGGCCGGCCTGGCCGCCCTGATCGACGCCCTGCCCGGCCTCACCCTGGCGGGACAGGCCGACAACGGCGCCCGCGCGGTGGAACTGTACCGCCAGCGTCGTCCCCAGGTAACCATCATGGACCTGAGCATGCCGGTCATGCACGGGCTCGAGGCGATCGGCCAGATCCTGGCCTTCGATCCCGACGCCCGCATCGTCATCCTCACCACATACCAGGGCGACGAAGACGTGCACCGGGGCATGCGCGCAGGTGCGCGCGGCTATCTGCTCAAGGACAGCAGCCCGGAACAACTGGTCGCGTGCATCCACGCCGTGGCCGAGGGCCGCAAATTCCTGCCGCCGGAAGTGGCCAGCAAGCTGGCCGCACACACGGAAGTTGCACGGCTGTCGCCGCGCGAGCTGGAAATCCTGGCGCACTTGGCTACCGGCAAGAGCAACAAGATGATCGCGCGCAGCGCAGCGATCGAGGTGGGCACGGTCAAATTCCATGTCAACAATATTCTTGCCAAGCTCAACGTCGGAAGCCGCACCGAAGCCGCCACAGTGGCGTCCCGGCGCGGCTTGCTCAGCGCGTTTTAA
- a CDS encoding sensor histidine kinase — protein sequence MPAPADLATDKSLDNEQLYRRYLAEKARRLQAEEALREAEEELARLARISSMGEFAASLAHEVSQPLAAIVLQAEVGLMSLQSDNTERVRDALQLIRHAGATAADVVRSIRGMSCRTSPEPTTFDIDEALREVLRMLRAEFHKQGIAVHDALALNGHQLRADRVQLQQVMMNLVLNAIEAMKDVHTRPRQLHVRSVLADIAGTVRISVEDNGVGVPAKLAERLYDPLFSTKPGGTGLGLAICRTIVQAHNGRIWSTSRQPHGAAFHISLKGHPG from the coding sequence ATGCCCGCACCCGCAGACCTCGCGACGGACAAGTCGCTCGACAACGAGCAGTTGTACCGTCGCTACCTGGCCGAAAAAGCCCGCCGCCTGCAGGCGGAAGAGGCGCTGCGGGAAGCCGAGGAAGAATTGGCAAGACTGGCGCGCATCTCGTCCATGGGCGAGTTTGCCGCCTCGCTGGCGCACGAAGTCAGCCAGCCGCTGGCGGCCATCGTGCTGCAGGCCGAAGTGGGCCTGATGTCCCTGCAATCCGATAACACCGAGCGCGTGCGCGATGCACTCCAGCTGATCCGCCACGCGGGCGCCACCGCCGCCGACGTGGTGCGCAGCATCCGCGGCATGTCCTGCCGTACCAGTCCCGAACCCACCACTTTCGATATCGATGAAGCGCTGCGCGAAGTGCTGCGCATGTTGCGCGCCGAATTCCACAAGCAGGGCATCGCTGTCCACGACGCGCTGGCGCTGAACGGCCACCAGTTGCGCGCCGACCGCGTGCAATTGCAGCAAGTAATGATGAACCTGGTCCTGAACGCCATCGAAGCGATGAAAGACGTGCACACCCGCCCGCGCCAGCTGCACGTGCGCTCGGTGCTGGCCGATATTGCCGGCACGGTCCGCATCAGCGTGGAAGACAATGGCGTGGGCGTGCCGGCCAAGCTGGCCGAGCGCCTGTACGATCCGCTGTTTTCCACCAAGCCCGGCGGCACCGGACTGGGGCTGGCGATTTGCCGCACCATCGTCCAGGCGCATAACGGGCGCATCTGGTCCACCTCGCGCCAGCCGCACGGCGCCGCCTTCCACATCAGCCTCAAAGGACATCCCGGATGA
- a CDS encoding Dps family protein, whose protein sequence is MSKANTKQVLQDFGSLADVRIGLSAEVRTHSVQALNRLLAHTMAIRDAYKKAHWQVSGATFHQLHLLFDQHYNEQVTIMDAIAERVQTLGGVTFALAQDVMEESTISRSAPRGRETAAAQLSGLLDAHETILIEARPLARAAADNGDDGTNDLIVSQVVRSNELHSWFIGEHLAAQTQAAK, encoded by the coding sequence GAGCAAAGCAAATACCAAACAAGTGCTGCAAGATTTCGGTTCGTTGGCCGACGTGCGTATCGGCCTGTCGGCCGAAGTGCGCACCCACAGCGTGCAGGCGCTGAACCGCCTGCTGGCCCACACCATGGCCATCCGCGACGCCTACAAGAAAGCCCACTGGCAGGTGTCGGGCGCCACCTTCCATCAATTGCACCTGCTGTTCGACCAGCACTACAACGAGCAGGTCACCATCATGGATGCCATCGCCGAGCGCGTGCAAACCCTGGGCGGCGTCACCTTCGCGCTGGCGCAGGACGTCATGGAAGAATCGACCATTTCGCGCAGCGCCCCGCGTGGTCGCGAGACGGCGGCAGCCCAGCTGTCCGGCCTGCTCGATGCGCATGAAACCATCCTGATCGAAGCCCGTCCGCTGGCACGCGCCGCTGCCGACAACGGCGACGACGGCACCAACGACCTGATCGTCAGCCAGGTGGTGCGCAGCAACGAGCTGCACAGCTGGTTCATCGGCGAACACCTGGCCGCGCAAACCCAGGCCGCCAAGTAG